A genomic stretch from Myxocyprinus asiaticus isolate MX2 ecotype Aquarium Trade chromosome 24, UBuf_Myxa_2, whole genome shotgun sequence includes:
- the ercc6l2 gene encoding DNA excision repair protein ERCC-6-like 2, whose amino-acid sequence MEEDARTSVPQFEDERPLFHSNQRPPGPSEPFVLSGSDVRVPYTINRYLRDYQRQGIQFIYHNYAKSRGCILGDDMGLGKTIQVIGFLAAVLRKTGTWNDVENNRPQFLLSQKSSEQSKIQKVFLIVAPLSVLYNWKDELDTWGYFRVVVVHGVRKDEELARVQRGRCEVALTTYETIRICLEQFNSIDWDAVIVDEAHKIKNHRSQITQAMKEMRCKVRVGLTGTVLQNNLEELWCVMDWAIPRCLGSLASFKNRYSDPIEHGQKHSVTKRTLAEGRKAVQDLAKRLSRWFLRRTKAIISDQLPKKDDRVVYCSLTDFQQTVYRAVLDTDDVTLLLQSSRNCHCSSGRPRKKCCYKLNADGVPVRHLYFSYLAILRKVANHVALLQTKEGSSKKQEKYVTAICEQVFKKFPDFTERCKQAAFEAMSDPMYSGKMKVLQKLLNHFIIKRDKVLLFSLSTKLLDVLESYCKAEGLEFHRLDGNTKSKDRVKIVKEFNSSRDINLCLVSTLAGGLGLNFIGANVVVLFDPTWNPANDLQAIDRAYRIGQCRDVTVFRLISLGTVEEIIYLRQIYKQQLQLSVIGQENARRYFEAVQGTDGQAGELFGIHNLFRLQTDGTCLTHRILEREGRVEMGNMMARTQAVDERMHEPDPLSADAFTARAGGSAVTGFKPAGVLDFSSASEDEDPCCSRPRTSEPHTAEEMGPGASCIENSSLYSLLQKHIAQRIQQGTDSSEEESSNQSQDEENWEKPTEIKGERSKTGWDLSSKLQEMMEGDSACKPHGSRAQTKSDLTVNLVKQTHMEESADLVVLPQRAHEHGNDWINGGKNHFHKFAEKRSENDIESFSSSEDEVPQERVKFVKGPSFPQENKPFHKLPFGRDNTAQRSVRFTGLNSRNTLQTPGSDKTQSRKGHIGTIDSLLGELQHVSYTHSNQKVVGSSRAEDHLSRAAVRDVFELNMHSQLPANQLLDLSETPTQLSEPILADHSHGGQTPLAYDRPHMEHPVTHFIKTSYRQKNATFIVGETPSSIRRQQLEEMARFFGADSVQDFAEEILKSDSEQRLNRLRSFYGQKSPEIKDIIKKTFSKPNAEPKPPTSPAPAKSSPARQRHTSKRAHPSSPLKPQVEIPTTKVKDQKRTLKKKRMCGTKTPEVHHHCSTDLTNNKIKTLSSTNDSDQSVNRVFLFQSTSSGHLPQRSRAPTGESKINNGSSSPVRQPFEDQEYPSGSSPFPKMYCAPSSSTKNNSSLISDLIGDTSILNDLFKPKKKRVGQPREATTSTCTERAKSRGKDFWDILNEGNEESINKLTDLSEVEKICKSVSVSAKSRNNEKTKGSQLWKKNEKFLWKL is encoded by the exons ATGGAAGAGGATGCAAGAACTTCTGTTCCCCAGTTTGAGGACGAAAGGCCTTTGTTTCACAGTAATCAGAGACCCCCGGGTCCCTCAGAGCCATTTGTGCTGTCAGGAAGTGATGTGAGGGTTCCATACACTATCAATCGATATTTGCGAGACTACCAGCGACAAGGCATTCAATTCATCTATCATAACTATGCTAAATCCAGAGGATGCATTTTGGGGGATGATATGGGCCTTGGAAAGACCATTCAG GTCATTGGCTTCCTGGCTGCAGTTTTGCGGAAAACAGGTACATGGAATGATGTAGAGAACAATAGGCCACAGTTTCTGCTGTCACAAAAATCATCAGAACAGTCCAAAATTCAGAAG GTTTTCCTCATTGTGGCTCCACTATCTGTCCTATACAACTGGAAAGATGAGTTGGATACCTGGGGTTATTTCAGAGTGGTGGTTGTGCACGGTGTGAGGAAGGATGAAGAACTGGCACGTGTGCAGAGAGGAAGATGTGAGGTTGCTCTTACCACTTATGAGACCATCAGAATCTGTCTTGAGCAGTTCAACAG TATTGATTGGGATGCTGTCATTGTGGACGAAGCTCACAAAATAAAGAACCACAGGTCCCAGATCACTCAGGCCATGAAGGAAATGAGATGTAAAGTAAGGGTCGGGCTTACAGGAACTGTTCTTCAGAACAACCTGGAGGAGTTGTGGTGTGTTATGGACTG GGCCATTCCCAGATGTCTGGGGTCTCTGGCGAGTTTTAAAAACAGGTATTCAGACCCAATTGAGCACGGGCAGAAACACAGTGTTACAAAAAGAACTCTGGCAGAAGGTCGTAAGGCAGTTCAGGATCTGGCCAAAAGACTTTCACGCTGGTTCCTCAGGAGAACAAAGGCCATCATTAGTGACCAGCTACCTAAGAAAGATGACAGA GTGGTGTATTGCTCTCTCACAGACTTCCAGCAGACAGTGTACCGTGCTGTGCTGGACACAGATGATGTGACCCTGCTGTTGCAGAGCTCAAGAAATTGTCACTGTAGCAGTGGACGTCCACGGAAGAAGTGCTGCTACAAACTCAACGCAGATGGTGTGCCTGTCAGACACCTGTACTTCAGCTATCTAGCCATACTGAGGAAAGTGGCCAATCATGTTGCACTACTGCAGACCAAAGAAGGATCCAGCAAAAAACAG GAGAAATATGTAACAGCCATTTGTGAGCAAGTTTTCAAGAAATTTCCAGACTTCACAGAGAGGTGCAAACAGGCAGCATTTGAAGCAATGTCAGACCCAATGTACAGTGGAAAAATGAAG GTTCTGCAAAAGCTTCTAAATCACTTTATCATAAAGAGAGACAAAGTTCTACTTTTCTCCCTCTCCACCAAG CTGCTAGATGTTCTGGAGAGCTATTGTAAGGCAGAGGGTCTGGAGTTCCACAgactggatggaaacaccaagtcTAAGGACAGAGTTAAGATAGTTAAAGAGTTCAACAGCTCTCGGGACATAAACCTGTGTCTGGTGTCTACCCT GGCTGGTGGACTTGGTCTCAACTTCATAGGAGCGAATGTGGTTGTGTTATTTGATCCAACATGGAACCCTGCCAATGACCTTCAGGCTATTGACAG GGCATATCGTATAGGCCAATGCAGGGATGTGACAGTATTTAGACTCATCTCTCTGGGAACAGTAGAGGAGATTATATACCTGCGCCAGATTTACAAACAG CAACTTCAGTTGTCAGTTATAGGCCAGGAGAATGCACGACGGTATTTTGAGGCTGTTCAGGGTACCGATGGCCAGGCAGGGGAGCTGTTTGGCATCCACAACCTATTCCGCCTGCAAACTGATGGCACCTGCCTAACCCACCGCATCCTGGAG AGGGAGGGCAGAGTGGAGATGGGGAACATGATGGCCAGAACACAAGCTGTGGACGAGAGGATGCATGAGCCA GATCCTCtgtcagcagatgcttttacTGCGCGAGCAGGTGGGTCAGCAGTCACTGGATTCAAACCTGCTGGAGTTTTGGATTTCAGTAGTGCAAGTGAGGATGAAGATCCCTGCTGCTCTAGGCCGCGGACCTCAGAACCACACACAGCAGAGGAAATGGGACCTGGTGCTTCCTGTATTGAAAATTCAAGCCTTTACAGTCTGCTCCAGAAACATATAGCTCAGAGAATACAGCAGGGAACAGACAGCAGTGAAGAAGAGTCAAGTAACCAGAGTCAGGATGAGGAGAACTGGGAAAAGCCCACCGAGATTAAGGGCGAAAGATCTAAGACAGGCTGGGATCTGTCCAGTAAATTACAGGAGATGATGGAGGGAGACTCTGCCTGTAAACCTCATGGATCCCGAGCACAGACAAAATCAGATCTCACTGTGAATCTAGTTAAACAAACACATATGGAAGAGTCTGCAGACCTTGTGGTTCTTCCACAAAGAGCTCATGAACATGGCAATGACTGGATAAATGGTGGCAAGAATCATTTTCACAAGTTTGCAGAAAAAAGGTCTGAAAATGATATTGAaagtttttcttcttctgaagATGAAGTGCCCCAGGAAAGAGTAAAATTTGTGAAGGGTCCTTCTTTTCCACAGGAGAATAAACCATTCCACAAACTGCCTTTTGGGAGGGATAACACTGCCCAAAGATCTGTTAGGTTTACAGGCTTAAATAGCCGAAATACACTGCAAACACCTGGATCTGACAAGACCCAGTCCAGAAAAGGACACATTGGAACCATAGACTCATTATTAG GTGAACTTCAGCATGTGAGCTACACCCACTCTAATCAGAAGGTAGTGGGCTCAAGCAGAGCAGAAGACCACCTGAGCCGTGCTGCCGTAAGAGATGTGTTTGAACTCAACATGCACTCACAACTTCCAGCAAACCAGCTTCTGGATTTATCAGAG ACTCCCACCCAGTTATCTGAGCCTATACTCGCAGATCACAGCCATGGAGGTCAGACACCACTGGCATATGACAGACCCCACATGGAGCATCCggtcacacacttcatcaaaacCTCTTACCGCCAGAAAAATGCGACTTTCATTGTAGGCGAGACACCCAGTAGTATCCGCAG GCAGCAGCTGGAGGAGATGGCTCGGTTCTTTGGAGCTGACTCCGTGCAGGACTTCGCAGAAGAGATTCTGAAGAGTGATTCTGAGCAGAGACTTAACCGATTACGGAGCTTCTATGGCCAGAAGAGCCCTGAAATCAAGGACATCATCAAAAAGACTTTTTCTAAACCCAACGCTGAGCCAAAGCCACCCACATCACCGGCACCCGCTAAGTCCAGTCCAGCCAGACAAAGACATACTTCAAAAAGAGCCCACCCAAGCTCGCCTCTTAAACCTCAGGTTGAGATACCAACCACTAAAGTTAAGGATCAGAAAAGAACATTAAAGAAAAAGAGAATGTGTGGTACAAAAACCCCTGAGGTTCACCATCATTGCAGTACAGACCTCacaaacaacaaaattaagaccttGTCCTCCACAAATGACTCAGACCAGAGTGTAAACAGAGTCTTTCTTTTCCAGTCAACAAGTTCTGGACATCTTCCTCAAAGGAGCCGTGCACCAACAGGAGAAAGTAAAATCAACAATGGAAGTTCCTCACCAGTCAGACAACCTTTTGAGGACCAGGAATACCCTTCAGGGTCATCTCCTTTCCCAAAAATGTATTGCGCACCATCAAGCTCAACCAAGAACAACAGTTCCCTCATCAGTGACCTTATTGGTGATACATCCATTCTGAATGACTTGTTCAAACCAAAGAAGAAGAGGGTAGGGCAGCCGAGAGAAGCAACAACATCCACATGTACAGAGAGAGCAAAGAGTAGAGGAAAGGACTTTTGGGATATTTTGAATGAAGGAAATGAGGAGAGCATTAATAAACTCACAGATCTGTCTGAGGTGGAGAAGATCTGTAAGAGTGTTAGTGTCTCTGCTAAGTCTAGGAATAATGAGAAAACTAAAGGCTCTCAACTCTGGAAGAAAAATGAGAAATTTCTCTGGAAACTCTAA